One part of the Mus caroli unplaced genomic scaffold, CAROLI_EIJ_v1.1 scaffold_11581_1, whole genome shotgun sequence genome encodes these proteins:
- the LOC110288897 gene encoding protein FAM220A-like, with the protein MKAGRGTLGVCLAKQSQGGDPYKLACGLKERSQKRNPRASVVPSWTDLPIADSHRKSLAMAVAASDMKHGQSKASLLSHGGFKVLQSLKELMGRSSAPAASLGKAVALSPAPSEEQLAGMSCGIGDALGSAWPGKEPRATDNRGQYLKGESWVSGQPGHPKLREVGFLRGDPLSAVPKGLGTWSELSHRYSELCQLPYAYPYYKVLPEDELRCVSLDRFNPVLSEETVKGEKALKYFRWSADSHGVTDSAIFQISKSLMP; encoded by the coding sequence ATGAAGGCTGGGAGAGGGACCCTGGGTGTCTGCCTGGCCAAGCAGTCCCAAGGAGGTGACCCGTACAAACTAGCATGTGGCCTtaaggaaagaagtcagaagaggaacCCCAGAGCATCAGTTGTGCCTTCTTGGACAGACCTGCCTATAGCAGATAGCCATAGAAAGTCACTGGCCATGGCGGTGGCAGCCTCAGACATGAAGCATGGTCAGAGCAAGGCCAGCCTCCTGAGTCATGGTGGCTTCAAagtgcttcagtctctgaaagaATTAATGGGGAGAAGTTCAGCTCCAGCAGCCTCCCTCGGCAAGGCTGTGGCTCTGTCCCCTGCTCCTTCAGAAGAACAACTAGCCGGGATGTCCTGTGGCATTGGGGATGCACTAGGAAGTGCCTGGCCAGGAAAAGAGCCCAGAGCCACTGACAACCGTGGACAATACCTCAAAGGAGAGTCCTgggtgtcaggacagccaggccatCCAAAACTGAGGGAAGTGGGATTCCTAAGAGGTGACCCACTAAGTGCTGTCCCCAAGGGGCTAGGCACCTGGTCAGAACTGTCTCACCGATACTCTGAGCTGTGCCAGCTGCCGTATGCTTACCCCTATTATAAAGTTCTCCCAGAAGATGAGCTGAGATGTGTGTCCCTTGACCGTTTCAATCCCGTGCTTTCAGAGGAAACAGTAAAAGGTGAGAAAGCTCTCAAGTACTTCAGATGGTCTGCAGATAGTCATGGGGTCACTGACTCTGCAATCTTCCAGATTAGCAAGTCTCTGATGCCATAG